The Nerophis ophidion isolate RoL-2023_Sa linkage group LG20, RoL_Noph_v1.0, whole genome shotgun sequence genomic interval gatTTCATTATAAGTCAAGCatatattgtttgtatttttattttagcaaacatttttttaggaatGCAATATTTTGCTGCATTATTAGATACAATTAAAGTTGAAAACATGAAATTGCacgcagtaccgtatttttcggactataagtcgcagttattTTTCATACTTTGGTcgcaggtgcgacttatgtgtgaaattgtgtgaaatgcgacttatactccagtgcgacttatatatgtttttttctttctttattatgcattttcggcaggtgcgacttatactccggagcaacttatactccgaaaaatacgggacATATTGTTTTCTAAAtatcaaaatggaaagaacaaataccTTTAGTTAGAAATGATAAAGTATTTCATTAACTCATATGTTTTCCAGGCTTTCACAGGCTACATGAAATTATGTAGCGGGCCaagtctggcccccgggccttgagtttgacacctgtgctccaTATTGACCATAAGTATAAATGCTTGTGGCTCACCCAGGACCCGGTATAGAAAATATACACATGGATGATTTTAAATAATGAATTGGGGTATAAATAATAGACAGATAATATTTAAGAAACTGTTGATTTTTCCAAAGAAATATGGTTTTAAAGAATTGTTTTTTCcatccatgatttttttttttttttttacacaagtaaTCTGAAggttttaaagaaaaataatCTGATTTGAAAGAGTGACGAGCATTTTTGCATTGATGCTAGTTGCAACTGCAATAATAATCTCCTTGTGTGTCTGCTTATCCATGTCAATCATTCTGTAAAGGCTTTTTGATTATTGGAAAGTATACATCAAAGTCATACTAaggtctataaaaatgggactcgttacctccctggttggcactcagcatcaagggttggaattgggggttaaatcaccgctgttgctcactgctcccctcacctcccagggggtggtacaaggggatgggtcaaatgcagaggtcaaatttggccaaacctagtgtgtgtgtgtcaatcattggtactttaactataacTTAATTTAGCTATTGTATTGCACAACTACAATAAAAGGAAGTACTATATTGTAGCACAGTATCTGAAGGTGTTTTGCAtcctattttttgtgtttttacatttcctgttttgtacttttgttctgCCTTTTCACACTATTTACTAATCTCGgtgtctgataaaaaaaaaaaaaacatttaatgacTCCAGCAAGGTTGCCTATTGGTAGTCATTAAGTATACGAATATCAATtgatattttaaaggcctactgaaattagattttcttatttaaatggggatagcaggtccattctatgtgtcatacttgatcatttcgcgatattgccatatttttgctgaaaggatttagtagagaacatccacgataaagttcgcaacttttggtcgctaacagaaaagccctgcctttaccggaagtcgcagacgatgacgtcaccgattgatggctcctcacatcctcacattgtttttaatgggagcctccaacaaaaatagctattaggaccgagaaaacgataatgtccccattaatttgagcgaggatgaaagattcgtgtttgaggatattgatagcgacggactagaaaaagaaaaaaaaaaaaaacgcgattgcattgggacggattcagatgtttttagacacatttactaggataattctgggagatcccttgtctttctattgtgttgctagtgttttagtgagtttaatagtacctgatagtcggaagggtgtgtccacgggtgtcttgaggccagtgtttgatggaagtcgacggcagctgtatggacggcacaagctcagctgatctccggtaagtggcgactttttaccacaattttctccccgaaaactgctggttgacaagtggtcgggatccatgttcgcttgaccgctctgatccatagtaaagtttcacctctgggaattttaaacaaggaatcaccgtgtgtttgtgtggctaaagggtaaagcttcccaactccatctttctactttgacttctccaatattaatcaaacaaattgcaaaagattcagcaacacagatgtccaaaatactgtataattatgcggttaaagcagactgcttttagctgtgtgtgtgtgtgcagcgctactATTTCCcagcagtccgtgacgtcacgcgtacacgtcatcattccgcgatgttttcaacaggacactttgcaggaaatttaaaattgcaattaagtaaactaaaaaggccgtattggcatgtgttgcaatgttaatatttcatcattgatatataaactatcagactgcgtggtgcgtagtagtgggtttcagtaggcctttaagtctttaaGCCCATCAACATCCAGGGCTGGGAGGTGCCAGTAGCggggcagtacaagtacctgggagtccacttgaacagcagactggactgcaAGGACAACTTCAATGCTGTATACAAGAAGGACATGAGCAGACTCTTTCCTGATAAAGCTTATGTCCTTTAAtatgtgcagcaagctgttggagatcttttttcagtctgttgtggccagtgccctgtactttgcagtactttgttgggggagcagcaccagcaaaagggacttaaaccagattgacaaactgatccggaaagccggccaaactattggcacgcacttggaggcgtttgtgtcagtgaggaaCAGGAGGCAACAGGACAACCTGCtcaccatcatggacaatcctgcccacccactccaccaacaggctccttcagcttcattCCCACAGTGTTCCATTGAAGAACTCCTTtattccacactccatccagctgtataatcactcgccatacagcaatagatgatatttgtctattacctgacaccttctatgttagatacctctctttgtttataatatatattttctgctggatctactctctatttttaTGCAGCAGCTGTTATATATACTGTACTATTGTACATGGCAATTGGGATGTgacatatattgtgtatattatatgaaaaaataatatagcagtatatattatatactgtatacatatgtcaatattttttatattgctactatggcacATTTTTAGTCTTTCTTtgttgtcctttccatccttaccctttccatcctttgtaactgagctactgtgtggaacaatttcccttgtggatcaataatgtTTGTCGAAGTCTAATACAATAGTtgcctattaaaatgaataacaaTCCGGTTATCTTTAGTCATTTTCTACCATATTTGTTAGAACCGTCACGactcagccctttgagacactagtgatttagggctatataaataatcattgaatgACGTCACTGTTTGGCTCCCTCTAGTGGTCGCTGATACGAATAAACAATTGTAACGTTTACATTCAAATTTATCGCTGATTTCGCATAAAAATACAGCAATCGATAACATTCATATGAAATAACTCTTATCACACATAGATTTGGACATGCATgttgtatgtttaaaaaaaatgtagatgAATCCCACAGaacatttaaatattttataacaacgtgatgaggtagtgacttgtccagggtgtaccccgcctccacCCGCAAATAGCTGAtcggctccagcactccccgcgacatTAAAGGGACAAccagtagataatggatggatggactataataAAAGAGACCGTGTGGTGAATTAGTTAAAAGCCTCCTCGCCGCATGGTGGCAGACCTGCAACAAAAGATCGACCAAAAAAAAGACTTCCGCTTACTCATCGTTCAAAATGCACAAGGAATAATATTTTAATGTACACAACCGGAAGTATGTTTCACACCCCTCACCAGAGTAAAGGATCTGTTCTTTTTAATTTGGACATATTTGAAGGTATATACCCACTTAAAGCAAACTTTGTTCGTATTAATAAGAACAGCTACATTCAAAGAACTAAGAAACGTTGACAATACAGCAGAGGAAAACCCCACGTACCgtatttggttttattttgaaacaccTAGTAGGAAGTGTTTACGTTGCAATAGCGGTGATATTTTGACATGTGTTCAGTGACTCGCTGCAAACGCTCACAGTTGTGTTCACCAgtttgactatttgacattttgtCTGGAAAACGGTTCAGAAAGATGAACACCGTCTTGTCGAGAGCGAACTCCCTTTTCGCCTTTTCTCTCAGCGTCATGGCAGCTTTAACATTTGGATGTTTCATCACCACGGCGTTTAAAGACAGAACAGTTCCTGTGGACGTCCGGGTTTCGAAAGTCATGCTGTAAGCCTTTTCTAAATGTTCCATTTCTTCACAATAACTTCATAGTAAATGTGATTTTCTTTCTAAACACCTGGACATAAAATGTCCCCATCATAGCTGACCAAACGTGTTTTAGATTATTGACTCAAAagtgttaatcatcatagtaataatgtgttttatgtgtaaaagcactttacattgaacaaacaacctcagtgtatttaaaaaaaactacaacccTAGAACTTGGGCTGGGTGATATTGGCTTTtaattaatatcgcgatattttttatgccattttgcgatatacgatatatattacgatattttgccttggccttgaatgaacacttgatgcatataatcacagcagtatgatgattctatgtgtctacaattGTTCCCCATACccaagtgttaccaaaaacatacaactttgtctagaatttaaaaaaaaaaaaaactttttatttttcaataaagaagggttcggtgaatgcgcatatgaaactggtggggttcggtacctccaacaaggttaagaaccactggtttacttggacgttggagtctgcaataaagctTGACGTATTCTCCtaattgttatccatccatccattttctaccgcttattccctttcggggtcgcggggggcgctggcgcctatctcagctacctaATTGTTATTAAGCAGCCAATCTTTTCTGTCCCACAGGAAGAATGTTGATGACTTCACTGGACCCAGAGAGCGCAGTGATCTGGGTTTAATCCATTTTGACCTCTCAGCTGATATCCTTTGTCATAAACTCGCACCATTCCAGATTGGCACAGCATGTAGTATAATGAGGATGTTTTAAATGTTTCAGTTATATTATAGTAGACTGATGAAAATGGGTATTATGTCTAGAACGTATTTTGTATTAGACTTCCATCCCAATGCAAAATATTATTTATGAATTATGACACTAATACTCCCGTccgaaggcaaaacccagtaactcaattttgggcaaaacagagctgataataattttggagttcttaggtgatatgctttacattagtgtatgcgatattgtaatttgttccgtaagtaagctgttacgcgcatggcaggacctagcaactaccacataaccgcgttgataaaacaaaaaaacctagtatctcaagggaccaatcggagcttctttgtcagtcgccttattgtctttaatgagacatttgcacgaatgggggccgacggtcaacctgattatgtgatattatggcacgaggggatatttggaagattggcccaggacgttgcaagcaccttcattaaatgtattgttcttgattcttccccttgcatactcttgggcagataactgtggaggtcaaaataaaaactggatgctgtacacggctcttgcccaatgtgcaaacgcagaatggggcccacccgagattgtgataaaatatctggagaaagggcacacgttcatgagagcagattcaatccacggctcaatcggcaagaaaattaaagctcaagaaaacatctatacgtttgatgactttgtaaatctttgtaagacagcatagagatagattggttttcctttgttttctcaaaatcagctagaagtgagttactaggttttgcctttggacgggagaatagTAGTCTTATTCCCAACAATTGTCTTGCTGATAGTCTGTTGTCAATTTCAGTCCTGTTTACAATCTTGTTCCGGAGGTCCTCCGACACCTCTTTGATCTTGCCCATGGTGATGAGACCGGTTTGAATGGAAGATGCTGTTTCTGTGACAGGTGTCTTTTAACCGCATCATAAATTAAGATTAGGCATAGTTTCTTAAAAGGACAGGACAGATTTTTGTTTCATTGAAACGAAAGCAGTCTCTGGATGGTCAGAGAGAATGCCTGCTAATTGGAATACATTGATTTATAACCTATTCTTTATCTGTGAACTTAATTTTTGATAGCcgttatattgtctttttgtAGAAATACTGTCAGAAATACCGTACTTGTACTTTTTCCTTAACTTTTGTACATTTGCAGCCTATTTTTGACTGGAACGTTAAACAGCTCTTTCTGTATTTGTCAGCGGAGTACACAACAAAAAGCAATGTAAGTTATTTTACCTCTTGAGAATTCCTCAGAATATGAAATTACTTATCTGAAGTGTGACTTGTTCTTGAGCGACAAAGCTCACAATGATGAAATGCTAATAATATCTTCACTAATCTCAAGATTGATAAAGTCTTAAAACTAGGTAAGTCTTGTTGTACTGATACCTGTGTGTATGGAGACAAGTCTTTGTTTTGTAATCATTTCTGTTATTAATTGTTGCCTCATAACCTAATAGCTGAGTTGGCAGAAGTTATGTGTGTAatgatatgttgtttttttttggtacatttaCCAATTTCACATGTTGTGTAAAGCATGTCATGTTgctgctatacaagtataagtaGGAAGATCAGAGTCCCTAACACAGTGTTAATTGCTAAGAAGCAGGCTACTCTTGTTTAGCAAGTGTAACAACCTCCGCCTGAAAATGTTGACCATTTTTCAAGATAAAACATGCACCTGTCAAATGTACTACtgtgaataaatgtatgtatgtgtgtgtatgtct includes:
- the spcs3 gene encoding signal peptidase complex subunit 3 — its product is MNTVLSRANSLFAFSLSVMAALTFGCFITTAFKDRTVPVDVRVSKVMLKNVDDFTGPRERSDLGLIHFDLSADLQPIFDWNVKQLFLYLSAEYTTKSNSLNQVVLWDKIVLRGENNKLDLRDTKSKYFFFDDGNGLRANKNITLTLSWNVVPNAGILPLVVGSGYVSLSFPDKYETTKSY